In Arthrobacter sp. CJ23, the genomic window TGCGGAAGCTCTCTCACCCATGGCGGCCCCGGCCCCCGCTGCCGCCCCCGGTTCGGGCCCGCTGACCGTGAACCACCTGCCCGACGGCGGTGTCAGCTTCACGGTCACAGGCGCCAACAACCGGGACTACTACACGGTCCGGGTCACCTGCGGGGATTACTCCACCACCCTCAATGTGGTGATCGGAGCGGACGGCACCGGCACCACCCAGGCCGTCTACCCGCCGTCGGGCAGCTGCACGGCCACGCTGGAAATCCCCAAGCAGATCAACCGCCCCCGCGTCCTGGCCACCATCACGTTAACGGTCTGAGCAACCCAGTTGGGGCCACGCGGGGGCGGGGATAATTCGTGATGGGTGGGATCATCGCGCAGAATGTGCTCATGACGAAAAGCAACGCGAGGCTTCCCCGGCTTGAGGATGTGGCGGAGCGGGCCGGGGTCTCCCACCAGACCGTCTCCCGCGTGATCAACAACCACCCGAACGTCAGCAAGGCCACGCGCGAGCGCGTCGAAGCGGCCATCGCCGAGCTTGGCTACCGGCGCAACACTGCGGCGCGGAGCCTGGTCACCCGCAGGTCGCAGACCATCGGCGTGCTGGGCAGCGAGTTGTCCCAGTATGGTCCCGCCAACACGCTGCTGGGAGTTGAGCAGGCCGCCCGCGACGCCGGTTATTTCGTCAGCATCGCGGCCCTGAAGACGGTGAGCCGGGAAGCGATTTTCGATGCCATAGGGCATTTCATGGACCAGTCCGTGGACGGGATTGTGGTGATCGTGCCGCATTCGGAGACACTCCTCGCCCTGGCTGAACTGCAACCCGGCGTGCCGGTGGTGGCCGTGGGGTCCCTGGGCAGCGGGACGGTCAGCGGAGCCATGGTGGACCAGCGGCGGGGCGCGGAGCTGGCCGTCGCGCACCTGATCGAGCAGGGCCACCGCCGGATCGGGCATGTGGCGGGGCCCCAGGACTGGATCGACGCCGTAGCCCGGGCAGAGGCGTGGAGTGCGGCGCTGCGCTCCGCCGGCCTGGATGACAGCCTGATGGTGGAAGGGGACTGGAGCGCCGGCAGCGGCTACGAGATCGGCCGCCGGCTCGCGGCGGAAAGGTCCGCCACCGCAATCTTCGTGGGCAACGACCAGATGTCCCTGGGCCTGCTGCGCGCCTTCAATGAGGCCGGCGTCCGCGTGCCGGAGGACGTCTCGGTGGTGGGCTTCGACGACCAGCCCGAGTCCGGCTACTTCACCCCGCCGCTCACCACTGTGCGCCAGGACTTCGAGGAGCTGGGCCGGCGTTGCATGGACCTGATGCTGGGCGCCATCGGGAACGGCGGGGACGTGAGCACCACGGTTGTGGAGCCTGAGCTCGTCATCCGCCGGAGCACCGCAGCCCCGGCCTGATCCACGTTCCCGGACCCTTCTTCATGGGTCCGTGCGTTTCCTGCTTCTCCAACGAAGGCACTTGACGCGGCAAGTTGTTAGCGCTCACAATGGTTCCAGGCCGCGAAACGGCGTGCTTATTACTTGGAGGATTCATGGACGTCGCAGCAGACGGCAGCGAAAACTATGTCATTGGGGTGGACTACGGCACCCTGTCCGGCCGGGCCGTGGTGGTCCGGGTCCGGGACGGCAAGGAACTCGGCAGCGGAGTGTTCGATTACCCGCACGCAGTGGTCACTGAAGCCCTCCCCTCGGGCCTTGCCGGCGTTGCCGAGGCGGATGCCGTCCGCCTTCCCGGGGAATGGGCGCTGCAGGTGCCCAATGACTACCGGGACGTCCTCCGCCATGCGGTCCCTGCCGCGATCGCAGACGCCGGGATCGACCCGGCCGCCGTCGTCGGGATTGCCACCGACTTCACTGCCTGCACCATGGTTCCTGTCATTGCGGACGGCACCCCGCTCAACGAGGTGCCGGGCTTCGCCAACCGGCCGCACGCCTATGTGAAGCTGTGGCGCCACCACGCGGCCCAGCCGCAGGCCGACCGCATCAACGAACTCGCCACGGAACGAGGCGAATCCTGGCTGCCGCGCTACGGCGGGCTCATCTCCTCGGAATGGGAATTCGCCAAGGGACTGCAACTGCTGGAAGAGGACCCCGAAGCCTATGCACACATGGACCGCTGGGTGGAAGCCGCCGACTGGATTGTCTGGCAGCTGTGCGGCAACTACGTCCGCAACGCCTGCACCGCCGGGTACAAGGGCATCTACCAGGACGGCCGCTACCCCTCGGAGGAGTTCCTCGCCGCGCTGAATCCGGAGTTCAAGGACTTCGTCAGCAGCAAGCTGGACCACGCCATCGGCCGGCTGGGCGACGCCGCCGGCTACCTCACGGCAGAGGCCGCCGCCTGGACCGGGCTGCCGGAGGGAATCGCCGTCGCGGTTGGCAACGTGGACGCCCACGTCTCGGCGCCCGCAGCCAAGGCCGTGGAACCGGGCCAGCTGGTGGCCATCATGGGCACCTCCACCTGCCACGTCATGAACGGCGACGAACTCCGCGAAGTCCCCGGCATGTGCGGCGTGGTGGACGGCGGCATCGTGGACGGGCTCTGGGGCTACGAGGCCGGGCAGTCCGGCGTGGGCGACATCTTCGGCTGGTTCACCAGGAACGGCGTGCCCCCGGAATACCACCAGGCCGCCGCTGCCGCCGGGCTGGGCATCCACGAATACCTCACCGAGCTCGCCTCCCGCCAGGCCATCGGCCAGCACGGCCTGATCGCGCTCGACTGGCACTCGGGCAACCGCTCGGTGCTGGTGGACCACGAACTCTCCGGCGTGGTGGTGGGCCAGACCCTCGCCACGAAGCCTGAAGACACCTACCGTGCCCTGCTCGAAGCAACCGCCTTCGGCACCCGCACCATCGTGGACGCCTTCCGCGATTCCGGCGTGCCGGTGAAGGAGTTCATCGTGGCCGGCGGCCTCCTGAAGAACAAGCTCCTGATGCAGATCTACGCGGACGTGACCGGCCTCCGGCTCTCCACCATCGGCTCCACCCAGGGACCCGCCCTGGGCTCGGCCATCCACGCAGCGGTCGCGGCCGGAAAGTTCGCCGACATCCGGGAAGCCGCGGCAGCGATGGGCGCCGCCCCCGGTGAGGTGTACACGCCCATCCCGGAAAACGTCGCAGCCTACGAGGAACTGTTCCAGGAATACCGCACCCTGCATGACTACTTCGGCCGCGGGGCCAACGAGGTCATGCACCGGCTGAAGGCCATCCAGCGGAACAGCGTCCGTCCCCTTGTTGCCGCCGGGGCCCTGGCATGAGCACGCTGCTGGAAACTATCGCCCGGATCCGCGCCGAGGTCTGCGGACTGCACGCCGAGCTGACGCGCTACGAACTGGTGGTCTGGACTGCCGGGAACGTCTCCGCCCGCGTCCCCGGCCATGACCTCATGGTCATCAAGCCCTCGGGCGTCTCCTATGCGGACCTGACGCCGGAGTCCATGGTGGTCACGGACCTGTACGGGGTGCCTGTCAGTGGTACCAACATCGGAAGCGGCGGCACGGTGGAGTGGGGCAACCCGGGGCTGTCGCCGTCGTCGGACACCGCCGCCCATGCGTACGTGTACCGGAACATGCCCGACGTCGGGGGAGTGGTCCACACGCACTCCACCTATGCCACGGCCTGGGCTGCGCGGGGCGAGCCGATCCCGTGCGTGCTCACCATGATGGGCGACGAGTTCGGCGGCACCATCCCGGTGGGCCCCTTCGCACTGATCGGCGACGACTCGATCGGGCAGGGCATCGTGGAGACACTGAAGAACTCCAGTTCGCCCGCGGTCCTCATGCAGAACCACGGCCCCTTCACCATCGGCAAGGACGCGAAGTCGGCGGTCAAGGCCGCCGTGATGTGCGAGGAAGTCGCACGCACCGTCCATATTTCGCGCCAGCTGGGCGAGCCGCTGCCCATTGACCAGGCCAAGATCGCATCCCTCTACGAGCGGTACCAGAACGTCTACGGGCGCTGACGCCCCGAACAACCCTCCCGGCCCACGAACCCCCAAACTTTTCAGGAGCACACCATGCCCAACGCCAACAACACCTCCCTGCAGCAGTACGAGGTCTGGTTCCTCACCGGCAGCCAGCACCTCTACGGCGAGGACGTCCTCAAGCAGGTGGCGGCGCAGTCGCAGGAGATCGCCGCCGTCCTCAACGCTGCCTCGGATGTGCCGGTCAAGCTCGTCTGGAAGCCCGTGCTGACGGACTCGGACGCCATCCGCCGCACCGCGCTGGAGGCCAACTCGGACGATGCCGTGATCGGCGTGACCGCCTGGATGCACACGTTCAGCCCCGCGAAGATGTGGATCCAGGGCCTGGACCTGCTGCGCAAGCCGCTGCTGCACCTGCACACCCAGGCCAACCGGGACCTGCCGTGGGCGGACATCGATTTCGACTTCATGAACCTCAACCAGGCAGCCCACGGCGACCGCGAGTTCGGGTACATCCAGTCGCGTCTCGGCGTGCCGCGGAAGACCGTCGTCGGGCATGTCAGCAACCCCGAGGTCGCCCGCCAGGTGGGCGCCTGGCAGCGCGCCGCCGCCGGCTGGGCCGCCGTCCGCACCCTCAAACTGACCCGCTTCGGCGACAACATGCGCAACGTGGCCGTCACCGAAGGCGACAAGACCGAAGCCGAGCTGCGCTTCGGCGTCTCGGTCAACACCTGGTCCGTGAACGAGCTCGCCGACGCCGTGCACGGCGCCGCGGAGTCCGACGTCGACGCCCTGGTGGCAGAGTACGAGCGCCTTTACGAGGTGGTTCCTGAGCTGCAAAAGGGCGGTGCCCGCCACGAGTCGCTGCGCTACAGCGCCCGCATCGAACTGGGCCTGCGTAGCTTCCTTGAAGCGAACGGTTCGGCCGCGTTCACCACATCGTTCGAGGACCTGGGCGAGCTGCGCCAGCTCCCGGGCATGGCCGTCCAGCGGCTCATGGCCGACGGCTACGGCTTCGGCGCCGAGGGCGACTGGAAGACCGCCATCCTGGTCCGCGCGGCCAAGGTCATGGGCGCCGGCCTGCCCGGCGGCGCCTCCCTCATGGAGGACTACACCTACCACCTGGAGCCCGGCTCGGAGAAGATCCTGGGCGCCCACATGCTCGAGGTCTGCCCGTCCCTGACCGCGAAGAAGCCTCGCGTGGAGGTCCACCCGCTGGGCATCGGCGGCAAGGAAGACCCCGTCCGCATGGTCTTCGACACCGACGCCGGACCCGGCGTGGTCGTGGCGCTCTCAGACATGCGCGACCGCTTCCGCCTGGTCGCGAATGCCGTGGACGTGGTGGACCTCGACCAGCCGCTGCCCAACCTCCCCGTCGCCCGGGCCCTCTGGTCACCCAAGCCCGACTTCGCCACCTCGGCCGCCGCGTGGCTCACCGCCGGCGCCGCCCACCACACGGTATTGTCCACGCAGGTGGGCCTGGACGTGTTCGAGGACTTCGCCGAAATCGCCAAGACAGAACTCCTCACCATCGACGAAGGCACCACCATCAAACAGTTCAAGAAGGAACTCAACTGGAACGCCGCCTACTACAAGCTGGCCGGCGGCCTGTGAGCACAGAATTCACGCTGAGCGCGGGCGGTTACACCGCCGTTGTCACCGCCCGCGCCGCCGCCCTGCGTGTCCTTCAGTTCGAGGGCCGCGACCTGGTGGTTCCCTTCGCCGCTGGCGGGCCCATCCCCGACTACCGGGGCATCATCGCCGCACCCTGGCCCAACCGGATCGCGGACGGCGCCTACCGTTTCGACGGCGAGATGCACCATCTCCCGGTCAACGAGCCGGAGCGCGGCACATCGCTGCACGGGCTCGCTTTCCCGCTGGACTGGTCGCCCAAGGAGCACGACGCCGCTTCGCTCACCTTGACGTGCGCGGTGGGCCCTTCTGCGGGCTACCCCTTTGAGCTGGAGCTGCGGGCGCATTACGTCCTGGACGACGCCGGGCTGCACTGCTCCGTCACGGCGGAGAACACCGGTGCCGCTACAGCCCCCTACGGCGTCTGCCCGCACCCCTACCTGGTGGCCGGCCTCTCTCCGCTGGACGAGTGGGTCCTTGAGCTCCCCGCCGCTTCCTTCCTGGAGGTCACCCCGGACAGGCTCCTGCCGCTGGGCACGGTGCCGGTGGACGGCCACGCCTTCGACTTCCGGGCGCCCCGGGCGATCGGCGCTACCGAAATCGACCACGCCTTCACGGACCTGGCGTTCGACGACGGGCTGGCGCGCCTGTCGCTGCGCGACCCGGCGGGCACCGGCGTCGGGATGTCCTGGGACCGGAACTGCCCCTGGCTGCAGATCCACACGGCCGACAAGCAGCCGCCCGTCCCCGGCAGACTGGGCCTGGCCGTGGAGCCCATGACATGCCCGCCAGATGCCTTCAACAGCGGCAGGGACCTGGTCCGCCTGGAGCCCGGTGCCACGCACCGGGCGGCCTGGAGCATCTTCGCCGCGTGAGCAAACACACCGCGCCACGTCCTCCCGTCATGGAAGACGTGGCGCGCCTTGCCGGGGTATCCCACCAGACCGTTTCCCGGGTGCTGAACATGCATCCGAACGTCAGCGCCCAGACCCGCCAACGCGTGGAACTGGCCATCGCCGAGCTGGGGTACCGGCGCAACACCGCCGCCCGCAGCCTTGTCACCCGGCGCTCCCAGACCATCGGAGTGCTGGGCGCCGGCATGGCCCACTACGGCCCCGCCAACACTTTGCTGGGCATCCAGCAGGCAGCCCGCGACGAAGGCTATTCCGTCAGTATGGCCAGCCTGAGCCAGGTGACTCCGGCCGGCATCCACGACGCCCTGGAGCGCTTCCTGCTGCAGTCCGTGGACGGGATCGTGGTGATCGTCCCGCACGAGGCCATGGCGACGGCGTTGCGGACCATCGACGTGTCCGTTCCGTTGGTTGCCGTGGGAATCGGGGCGGATGACCGCCTGACAGTCGCAGCCGTGGACCAGCGCGCCGGCGCCGTCCTCGCTGTGCAGCATCTGCTGGACCTCGGCCACACCTCCATTGCCCACGTTTCCGGGACGCTCGACTGGCTTGACGCAGCCGCCCGGGCCGAAGGCTGGCGCCACACTCTGGAGGGGGCCGGGCTGCAGGACGCCGTCCTGATCCGGGGAGACTGGAGCGCCGAAAGCGGCTACCGGGCCGGACTGGAACTGGCAGCCACGGGCCATGTCACCGCCCTGTTCGCGGCGAACGACCAGATGGCACTCGGAGCATTGCGCGCGTTCAGCGAGCTGGGCCTGCGCGTCCCGGAGGACATCAGCGTGGTGGGTTTTGACGACCAGGCCGAGGCCGGGTATTTCGTCCCGCCACTGACCACTGTGAACCAGGGGTTCACCGAACTCGGCACACGCTGCATCCGGATGCTCCTGAGCGACATGGCCCACGGCCGCTCGGGCGCGGCCTCGGTCCTCAACCCACAGCTCATGGTCCGGGATTCGACGGCGCCGCCTCGGCGCTGACTGACGTCCGCTGACTGACGTCCGCTGACTGACGTCCGCTGACTGACGTCCGCTGACTGACGTCCCGCTGCCCGACGGCGGACGGCAGGCAGAACGTCCCGGCGTCGGGCACTTTTCCTTAACAGCAGAGTCCCTCCCACAGTTCTGAACTGCGGGAGGGACTCTGTCGTTAGGGGCTGGCCCGGTTAAGGTTCCGGCGTTCAGGTGCCCGGAGAGCCTGCCCTTACGTGTTCAGCGGACTCAGCCTGAGCCGGGGCCGGTGCGGGCGCCTGGTCCTTGGCCCGTGGTGAGGACTTGAAGCTGAAGAGCTTGGCGAAGACGGATTCGCCGCCGCTGCGGTTCTTGTTGAAGATGTCGAAGGCCACGGCGAGCAGGAGCACCAGGCCCTTGATCAGCTGCTGGTAGTCGGTTCCGAGGCCCAGGATGGACATGCCGTTGTTCAGGACGCCCATGATGAGGCCGCCGATCATGGCACCGGCCACCGTGCCGATGCCGCCCTGGACGGCGGCCCCGCCAATGAAGGCGGCGGCGATGGAATCGAGTTCGAAGCCGGTGCCGCCGGCCGGCTGGGCGGAATTGAGCCGGGCGGCGAAGATCAGGCCGGCCAGCGCAGCGAGGACGCCCATGTTGACGAACAGGCGGAAGGTCACCGCCTTGGTCTTGATCCCGGAGAGCTCGGCGGCGTGGAGGTTCCCGCCGATGGCGTACGTGTGCCGGCCGAAGACGCTGTTGTTCATCAGGGCGGAGTACCCGATGACCAGGGCTGCGAGGACGATCAGCACGATCGGGGTGCCGCGGTAGCTGGCCAGGAGGAAGGTGATGGCGAGCATCAGCAGGGCAATGAACGCGGTCTTCGTGGCGAACCAGGCCAGGGGCTCGTTTTCCAGCTTGAACTTGCTGCGGACGCGGCGTTCCTTGATGGCCTGGAACAGCAGGGCCGCGGTGCCGCCGACGCCAAGGATGACGGTGAGCCACTCGAGCACCGAGGTGCCGCCCGCGATGTCCGGGAGGAAGCCCCCGCCGAGCGCGCGGAGCTCCTCCGGGAACGGGGTGATCTGCTGGTTCTTGAGGGTGATCAGGGTCAGGCCGCGGAAGATGAGCATGCCGGCGAGGGTGACGATGAACGCCGGGATGCCGACGTACGCGATCCAGTACCCCTGCCAGGCGCCCACCAGGGCACCCACCAGGAGGCACGCCGGAATGGCGGCCCACCAGGGCCAGCCCCAGTGCACGATCATCACGCCGGCCACGGCACCGACGAATCCTGCGATGGAGCCCACGGACAGGTCGATGTGGCCTGCGATGATCACCATGACCATGCCGATGGCCAGGATGAGGATGTAGCTGTTTTGGACCACCAGGTTGGTGACGTTCTGCGGCTGGAGCAGGATTCCGTCCGTCAGGATCTGGAACAGCAGCACGATCAGGATCAGGGCGACGAAGATGCCGACCTGGCGGAGGCGGCTTGCCAGGAAGCCTAGAGATTCTCGTAAGGCGGACATGGTTCGTTATTCCTTCTCTTGGGTCATGTAGTGCATGAGGGATTCCTGGGAGGCCTCGGCGATGGGGAGTTCACCCGTGACGTGGCCGGCGGACAGGGTGTAGATCCGGTCGCAAATGCCCAGGAGCTCGGGGAGCTCCGAGGAGATGACGATGACGGCTTTTCCCTGGGCGGCGAGCCCGGCGATGATCGTGTAGATCTCGTACTTGGCCCCGACGTCGATGCCGCGCGTGGGTTCGTCAAGGATCAGCACATCGGGGTCCGAAAACATCCATTTGCTGAGGACCACTTTTTGCTGGTTGCCGCCGGAGAGTTTTCCGGTGATGGCGCCCACCGACGGTGCCTTGATGTTCATGCTGGTCCGGTAGCCGTTGGCCACCGTGGCCTCCCGGTTCTTGTCCACCCAGCCGCGCTTGGCGAGCTTGGGGAGGGCCGCCATGGAAATGTTGCGTTGGATGTCCTCGATGAGGTTCAGGCCGTAGTGTTTGCGGTCCTCGGTGGCATAGGCGATGCCGTGGCGGATGGCGTCCGGGACAGTGGAGGTGTTGATTTCTTTGCCGTGCTTGAACACTTTCCCGGACACGGCCCGGCCGTAGCTGCGGCCGAAGACGCTCATGGCCAATTCCGTGCGGCCGGCCCCCATGAGGCCGGCGAGTCCCACCACTTCGCCCTTGCGGACGCTCAGGCTGGCGTTGTGCACCACCGTGCGGCTGTGGTCCTGCGGATGCTGGACCGTCCAGTCCTCTATCCGGAGGACTTCCTGGCCGATCTGCGGATCACGCTCGGGGTAGAGGCTGTCCAGGTCCCGGCCGACCATGCCGCGGATGATCCGTTCCTGGGTGATCTGGCCCTGGTCCACGCGCAGGGTCTCGATGGACTTGCCGTCCCGGATGATGGTGACGGCGTCGGCCACCTTGCGGATTTCGTTGAGTTTGTGGCTGATGATGATGCTGGTGACGCCCTGCCCCTTCAGGTGCAGGATGAGATCCAGGAGGTGGCCGGAATCCTCGTCGTTCAGGGCCGCGGTGGGCTCGTCCAGGATCAGCAGCTTCACCTGCTTGGACAGCGCCTTGGCAATTTCGACGAGCTGCTGCTTGCCCACGCTGATGTGCTGGATGGGGGTGGCGGGGTTTTCGCTCAGGCCTACCCGGGCCAGCAGCTTGCTGGCTTCCAGATTGGTCTTCCGCCAGTCCACCCAACCGCGCGAGGCCAGTTCGTTTCCCAGGAAGATGTTCTCCGCGATGGACAGGTACGGGCTCAGGGCCAGTTCCTGGTGGATGATGACGATCCCACGCTTTTCGCTGTCGCTGATGGACCCGAAGCCGCATGGTTCATTCTCGAAGAGGATTTCCCCATCGAAAGTGTTGTGCGCGTAGACGCCGGAGAGCACCTTCATCAGGGTGGATTTGCCTGCCCCGTTTTCGCCGCAGATCGCGTGGACTTCGCCGCGGTTCACGTCCAGGGTGACGTCCTGGAGGGCTTTGACGCCGGGGAAGGTCTTGGTGATTCCCCGCATCTGGAGGATGGGTACGTTCATGGTCAATTCCCATTGATTGGTTCGATAGGCAGGGGCCCTGCGATTGCAGGGCCCCTGTGTGCTCAAGCCGCCGCTGCTACTTGATATCGGCGTCCGTGTAGTAACCGGAGTCGATGAGTTCCTGCTTGTAGTTGCCCTTCGTGATGATGACGGACTTCAGCAGGTAGGCCGGGACCACCTTGACCTTGTTGTTGTAGGTCTTGGAGTCATTGACTTCCGGCTGAGTGCCCTTGAGCACGGCGTCCACCATCTTCACGGCCTGCTCGCCAAGCTTGCGCGTGTCCTTGAAGATGGTTGAGTACTGCTCGCCGCCCACGATCGACTTCACGGAACCCTTTTCGGCGTCCTGGCCGGTGATCACCGGAAGGCTGCCCTTGGAGTAGCCGCCGGTGCTGGTGAGCGCGGAGATGATGCCGATCGACAGTCCGTCATAGGGCGACAGCACGCCGTCGAGCTTCTTGCCCGGGCCGTAGGCCGCGGTGAGGATGTCTTCCATCCTCTTCTGTGCGGTTGCCGCCTGCCAGCGCAGGATGGCGGCCTGCTCGAACTTCGTCTGTCCGCTGGGTACCTTGAGGGTTCCGGCGTCCAGGTACGGCTTCAGGGTGTCCATGGCGCCGGTCCAGAAGAAGTTCGCGTTATTGTCATCCGGGCTGCCCGCGAACAGCTCCACATTGAACGGGCCCTTGCCCTCGATCTTCTTGCCGGAAGCATCCACCAAGCCCAGACCGGTCAGCAGCGAGGTCGCCTGCTGGACGCCCACCTGGTAGTTGTCGAAGGTGGTGTAGTAGTCCACGTCCGGGGTGCCGTTGATCAACCGGTCGTAGGCGATGACCTTGACGTTCTGTTCCTTGGCCTTCGCCAGGACGCTCGTCAGCGTGGTGCCGTCGATCGCGGCGATGATCAGGGACTTGGCGCCCTTGGTCAGCATGTTCTCGATCTGCGAGACCTGGGTGGGAATGTCATCGTTGGCATACTGGAGGTCGGTCTTGTAGCCGAGCTTGGCCAGGGAATCCGAGACGTTCTTGCCGTCCGCGATCCACCGCTCGGAGGTCTGTGTGGGCATGGAGATGCCCACCAGCGCACCGGCGGTGTCCGTGCTGGTGTTCGCGGCGGCGCCGGTCCGGCTGCCGCAGCCGGTGGCCCCTACTGTAACGGCCAGGACGACGGCGACGGCGCCCAGGAGTTTCTTGATTCTCACGTTGCTTCTCCTTTCGTGGCCTGTGGGCCACGAATCGGTGCTTGAGCGGAAAGCCAGATGCTTTCCGCCGGGGACTCCGGCAGCGCCAACATCTCTGTTAGCGCTAACAACCACGGAAATAGTATCCCTGGACGGCCTGTGAATCAAATCACATTTTGATCAAGGCCGCCATTTTGCATGCTGGATTACGGGCGCAGGAAGAACGTGGCTGCCGGCTTGTCCTGCTTGCCCACCTTGCCCAGTGCGAGAACGCCCTGTTGGAGGAGCAGGTAGGAGCCCGGGTAGTCGAGCGATTCAAAGGAGGCGCCAGCGGCGTCCGAAAGGCCGCTCCGTAGCACGAAGCCCGACGACGAGCCTTCCGTGGATGAGATGGTGACCGCTGGGCCCTGCACTCGGAGGTAGCGCCCCTTGGTCAGCACCGGTTCGATGATGACCGAGTTTTTCCTGCCGTAGCCGGGGGCCAGGCGGAACTGCGAGGCTCCCGTTGAGGGGGAGGCGGCGGCAGCGATGGCCGTGCCGTCGTGGGCCAGGAAGGTGCCCGGGGCGGAGGCAGGTTCAAGGCGGACCGGCAGCTC contains:
- the chvE gene encoding multiple monosaccharide ABC transporter substrate-binding protein, whose protein sequence is MRIKKLLGAVAVVLAVTVGATGCGSRTGAAANTSTDTAGALVGISMPTQTSERWIADGKNVSDSLAKLGYKTDLQYANDDIPTQVSQIENMLTKGAKSLIIAAIDGTTLTSVLAKAKEQNVKVIAYDRLINGTPDVDYYTTFDNYQVGVQQATSLLTGLGLVDASGKKIEGKGPFNVELFAGSPDDNNANFFWTGAMDTLKPYLDAGTLKVPSGQTKFEQAAILRWQAATAQKRMEDILTAAYGPGKKLDGVLSPYDGLSIGIISALTSTGGYSKGSLPVITGQDAEKGSVKSIVGGEQYSTIFKDTRKLGEQAVKMVDAVLKGTQPEVNDSKTYNNKVKVVPAYLLKSVIITKGNYKQELIDSGYYTDADIK